The Lolium rigidum isolate FL_2022 chromosome 2, APGP_CSIRO_Lrig_0.1, whole genome shotgun sequence genomic interval ACCATTGTCATTACGCATTAGAGAACGTAACATCTGCTTTATTTTCTTGGCTGCATTTGACAGATACATTCGCAAATCAGGTTCGTGATCATCAGTAAGGAAGAGAGATGCAGGTCAGCCCCCACAGTTATTTTTTCATCTCTTGCATAGTAAATTAGATATGATGAAGTATGTCAGTAATCTCATACACATTGAATGATTTTGGTTAGTGGTGTCTTGGCCTCAACCAGTACAACCCGGCTGCTAACCTTGTTAGTTCAAGTTAGTATATGATGATTCACTGCAAAACAAAGTTTGTATATGATGCAAAAGCCAGTACACCCCTAATTTAGGTACTTCTTTCGTTAGTGTATCTCTAATATATCCATTCTAAGGCTTAGTAGCTACTGATTCATATCGGACAGCAAGATATTCTGCTGCTTGTTTGGCCAGTCATGCTAGCTAAAGTGGGACGGGATAAATTGGCTAGGTGGAGGATATTTCCTAGTGTCCAGCGCAGCCCATACAGGCTAGTCAGCTGCTTTTTAGAAAACAGTTGTATCGATTTTAACAGGCATAATTAGAACTATCTTGTCTCCGTTTAAATGATGCTATTTTATTTCCTAATGTTCTCGATTAATGACCTTACGGGTTCTTAAAGATGCAATTCGAAAGTTTTGAAAAATCAGAATGTCTTCTGTCAATAGGCATCTAGAGCTAGGCTCTTCAAGGAGTACAAGGAGGTGCAGCGAGAAAAGTCAGCGGACCCAGATATCCAATTAATCTGCGATGATTCAAATATATTCAAGTGGACTGCTCTAATCAAGGTGTTTGTTTCTATTGCAAGGTGATGCCAGAATGATCAATACCAGCTGTGTACTGATTCGTTTTCTTACTGTATGTGTCATTAGGGCCCATCAGAGACACCTTTTGAAGGCGGTGTATTTCAACTCGCATTCTCAATTCCTGAGCAGTACCCTCTGCTGCCTCCACAAGTCCGCTTCATGACCAAAATTTTCCACCCAAATGTTCACTTCAAGGTTACTTCTCAAAagctttttttgttgttgtaaatatatgttTATTTAGGGCATTCTCtttgacttttttttttattACTTTGCTAAAGGTATGTAgaattctaaggttgtggttcCTAGTTCTTATTAGGATTTTTCTGCTACGACCTGAATCCTTGTTCTGCAAATATAAAGCCATGTGCTGTTAGGATTTTCTTGGTTTCATTGTTGAAATTTCCTGCAACACCTGAATACATCGTGCAAACACAGTTTGAGGTGTCTTTATGATTGTTAAATACAAAAATAAGGGGAATTCCTCAATTTCTTCTCTTGTTTGTTTTTCTAGACAGGTGAAATATGCTTGGATATATTGAAGAATGCTTGGAGCCCTGCATGGACCTTACAATCTGTTTGCAGAGCCATAATTGCTTTGATGGCCCATCCAGAAGCAGATAGCCCACTTAACTGTGACTCAGGTAGCTTCATATTGTACTCTTTAAGTTTTTCTAACTGCATTACTCATTATTTCTACTGGTGAACTGATTAGTATTTATGTTCTCATTGTACACAAATCTATGATGCATGAAAATTTTGAAGGATTCAGTAGTTCATGATGTGTTCTTTGAATTACCTCTAGACTGAGGTGGTAGAAATTTGGTTTCGAAATATGGCCAGCTTTAATACTTTGTATGTTTTAAATTTTCTGCTAGTCCCTGACTATCCTTTTTTTTGTAACATAGGTAATCTCCTGCGCTCAGGCGATATTAGAGGCTATCAATCTATGGCACGGATGTATACTAGGCTAgctgccatgccaaagaaagattaGTTCCAGGGTTGCAGAAGTAAACCAGAGCCATGGTGGTGTGTGGTTCATGTATCACTCGCAAGCTGTCAGGTGTGACTAATGAATGTTTGTTTGCTTACCTGATTTGTCTTTGTGTATCTACATTCTGATGCTAAAAATCAGCGAAAAACATGAATTCAAATGCTTGATTTATGATTTAATAATTATATTTGAAAGTGGGATTTGGTACTATGAATCCAATGCAGTATGTACAGTTgaattgcttgtattatacacttcTAGTTGTTCCCCTACACATGCACAAAGCTTCACAGTTAATTAGCCGATACACTTTGCATTTTTGTTCAGGATATACGTGTACAGTTGAGTACCAGAACACAACAGATTGCACAAACATGGCTATCCAAGAGGCAGGCCACTTTGTTGTGTAAACCAATCAACACCGTTGACTTCTTTTATTAATTAAACGATTGTTCCAATCGAATTACATCTGTAACACTGGTCGAGAACAAAGAAAAGGAAACCCAAGAAACAAGTTGTTCTTTTTTCTAATATACGGTATCAGAAACAAACGACTTGACACCTGTTTCCTCTCTAGGAGAAGGCCGTGGGAGGCATCTTCTTGTCACCCAAGAAGCTCCTGAAGAGGCTCAGCGCCTGCCTCGGCGTGTGCATAGGGACCTCGTGGCCGGCTCCGCGGATCGTCACGAACGTCAGGCCTTCGTAGTTGATCGTCCACCCACCCACCTATTTTAAGAAGAAATGTGAATTGGATGCTCAAGAGCTAGTGAAGAGTTTCTGCACGTACCGGCTGGGACAGTTAGTCAGGTTAATTACCTGCAGATGGTCGTACCACGGTGTCCACTCCTGGACGCTCTTCAGCCCAAGCTTGTTCAGGGTCAGCCTCGTTGCCGTCACGGGGATCCTCCCGTCAGTGTCACCGCTGCAGCAAGCAACATTGTCATTTGAAAGCAGCTCCGGGTTTGCATTGTTCAGACATGCTGAAGTATCGACTTACCTGAAAACCCAGACCCTGATGCCGCCAGCGATGAGCTTGCGGATGATGGGGAGAGTCGAGGCGGGAGCATCGTTCCATGTGCCGATCGCGTCGCTGCACCAGGGGGAATAACACATCACATGTCAGCCTGTGAGATCACTCCAGTAGCATTGCCGGTCGGTAGTATATGCAGCAAGTTTACCTGCAGTGTGTCCAGTTATAGCCCATCTTGGTCACGTTTGCGTGCAGCGCTGCCTGGACATCTGGCCGGTTGAAGTAGACCTCGGAGTAGTCGCTGCTGCAGGGGTCGTAACCTGCCGGCCTCATGAACCACCCATGCTGCAACGCGCAAGAGAAACAATGAAGCTGTTGAACCAGAGCGATGCATCTGAAGAAGTCGAGACGGACATGGGACTGTTGGTGTGTACATGTTTGGAGAAGATCTTGGGCGCGGCGCCGTGGACGCCGACCTTCTTGCTACGGCTGAAGGACGACAAGGAGGCGTCGGTGCAGACGGGCGTGTAGAGGCTGTACATGTCGATGAGGCGGTAGACGGCGAAGTACTCGTCCAGCGCCTTGTTGCAGGCGTTGGTCGCGTTCTCGATGCTGAAGTCGCAGTGGGCCTTGATGTCAGCGTAGACGCGGTCGGAGATGACGGCGTGGTCCCAGGCGTACTCGATCATGCCAGTCTGGTCGGTCTCGTCGTCCATCAGAGCATTCCCTatctgcatcatcatcatcatcatcatcatcatcatcatcatcatcagattaCGAGTGATATGGTCCTGAAGGTCATGAATTAGTCCAGTTAGCTACCATAAAGCCCTTGAAGTTGATGTGGTTCTCCTTGGGTCCTTGCTTGTTCCCGTCAAAGATCTTCTCCGACAGCTGTGGAACGTAATGTCCTGACACGAACGCCTCTCAATTATCAGTTGCGTGCTTTGACTGAAGTGCAAAGCTGAGTTGTTGAAATTTGGTGTGTCTCACATACCAGCATAGCTCTCTCCGGCGATGTAGAACTCGTGGGACTTGTATTGGGGGAAGCGCTTGAACCAGTTGAGCAGGAAGATGTAGGCGTCGTCAGCTGCAGACGTGACAGTCCCAGTTTCAGTAATTGTCAGTTGGTCATTTTACTTCAGAAATGAATACTACGGAGTACTTGCTCTGGAGGATTGTTTACCGGTGATcttgtcgccaagcttctttaggTCAGAGCTGGTGTTTGTGTAGGAGAAGCCGACGCCCACCGGCGACTCCAGGAACATCAGGTTGGCCTCTGCAGTTTCGAGCAGGCTGGAGCATAAGTATCCGCATACCGGTACAACCGCAACGTTTCAAAGAACAAGAATTTAACAGCTGAGGCGAACGGTACGTGCCTCTGTTCCAGGAGTAGGGGTTCCACTTCAGCTCCGGCTTGCCCTTCTGGACCAGGAACGGCCCGAGCTCCTCCGCCTCGCCGTACCCGATGGACGAGCATCCAGGCCC includes:
- the LOC124687564 gene encoding protein PEROXIN-4-like, encoding MQASRARLFKEYKEVQREKSADPDIQLICDDSNIFKWTALIKGPSETPFEGGVFQLAFSIPEQYPLLPPQVRFMTKIFHPNVHFKTGEICLDILKNAWSPAWTLQSVCRAIIALMAHPEADSPLNCDSGNLLRSGDIRGYQSMARMYTRLAAMPKKD
- the LOC124692505 gene encoding serine carboxypeptidase-like 34, which produces MAAPAAVSCFLALVFLFCASAARGSRYPEQQAADRVGRLPGQPAVPFQQYAGYVTVNESHGRALFYWFFEAVDDAPKKPLVLWLNGGPGCSSIGYGEAEELGPFLVQKGKPELKWNPYSWNREANLMFLESPVGVGFSYTNTSSDLKKLGDKITADDAYIFLLNWFKRFPQYKSHEFYIAGESYAGHYVPQLSEKIFDGNKQGPKENHINFKGFMIGNALMDDETDQTGMIEYAWDHAVISDRVYADIKAHCDFSIENATNACNKALDEYFAVYRLIDMYSLYTPVCTDASLSSFSRSKKVGVHGAAPKIFSKHHGWFMRPAGYDPCSSDYSEVYFNRPDVQAALHANVTKMGYNWTHCSDAIGTWNDAPASTLPIIRKLIAGGIRVWVFSGDTDGRIPVTATRLTLNKLGLKSVQEWTPWYDHLQVGGWTINYEGLTFVTIRGAGHEVPMHTPRQALSLFRSFLGDKKMPPTAFS